The genome window AACTCAGCGGGCAGGTATCTGAGGGCCAGGTGGTCCAGCGGCCCGCGGGGCCAGGCCAGAGGGCCATGGGCAGGGATGGGGACACACCCATGGGACAGCCCTGCTGGCCTCGGCACATGCTCCCTGCACTCCTGCCCACAGCGCAGGGCGCAGGGCTGGCAGGAGTCAAGGGGAGCTGGGAACGGATAGCCCTGGCCCCTTGGCTGGGGCCAAGAACAGGCCTGAACTCGTGAGACCAAGCCAGGGACACAGGAAACAGGCGACCGACTTGGCCTTAAACCAGCCCCCTGGCGCCCCCTGGCGTCCAACGCTGCAGCCGGGCCGCCCTCCCTGGGACCCCCACTCTGCGGGACCCTGCGGGCAGCTCGTGCTAAAAATCAAGAACGGCCCTCTGGCAGGCCGCGCACCTGAAGGCCCCCTTCTAGGGGTCAAGCCGCTGCCCTCCTCCACTTTCCTCCCTCaccgcccctcccccaggccagcgattttcaacctttcacgGCTCACAGAAACCAACTGCTCAAATTCTGCAGCaacaccaaatatatatatattttttgcttatttgacaaaaaactgaaaaggatCATTTTGATTCACTTTACACTGAATGGCAACTATTGTGTTGAccgttgtcttttatttttatttatattttacagtctAAGGGAcaggaggtcagtgcccctgatgaAACTGTCAggtattggtttgtttgtttgttttgagacagaaacaggaagggagatgagaaacatcacctTGTGttacttttagttgtttattgattgctgcTCCTATGCCTATGTGCCTTGAACtccaggggctcaagctgagccagtgacctctggctcaagccagcagcctttggatggcaaacctgggacctcagcatcccaggtcaatgttctatccacggcgccaccacctggtcaggcaggtattgcatgtttaaaaaattcttgcagccCGCTAGTGTGCTAcctaccagttgaaaatcgctgacccGGGCTCTTGGCCACAGCCGGACTGCACAGGCCAGCCCGGAGTCACAGCGGACACCCAGGCCTGCCCTATCTTGCCTATGGAGTCCCTGTTAGGGTTGGGGCTGTCTGACCCCACTCTGCTCCCAAGCACATCTAAGGCTGGCCGGCCTGGGGCTGCAGCTCTCCGGGCGCAGGTGACCTTGTTCCTGCCCTTGGAAATGGTTATGACCGGGAGTCACTCAACAAATATGTGATGACACAAGCTGGGCTGAGAACCCTGACAGTGCCAGGGCTTGGTCACTACTGGGGGAAAGCAcagcccctccacccctgcactTGCTTTTGGGGGGGTCTCTGGCCCAGGGCTGAAGGCAGCAAAGCGGGGGCCTCCTGGGTGGAGTGGAGGAAGAAAGGCTGTGAACTCCACGCACCCCAAGCATCACGCCTGTGCCAGATAGTAGCCAGAGGAAGAGCAAGGTACCAGCAGAGCTGCGCCCCAGCtaatgagagagaggaggagcttgAGCCCAGTGAGGAGGCGGGGCTGGCAGGCAGAGCAGCAGGACTAAGGTGAGCCACCGTGGAAGAGCAGGTATGGTGTCTAGGTGCCAGGGTACTGGCTGGTATCTAGGGGAGGGTCCTGGCTGGTGTCTAGGGGGAGGGTCCTGGCTGGTGTCTAGGGGAGGGGCCTGGCTGATGTCTAGGGGAGGGGCCTGGCTGATGTCTaggggaggggccctggctggtgtccAGGGGGAGGGTCCTGGCTGGTATCTAGGGGAGGGGTCTGACTGGTGCCCAGGGGAGGGGCCTGGATGGTGTCTTGGGGGAAAGACCTTGCTGGTCTCTAGGGGAGGGGCCCTGGTTGGTGTCTAGGGGAGGGGCCTGGCTGGTATCTAGGGGAGGGGCCCTGGTTGGTGTCTAGGGGGAGGGGCCTGGCTGGTATCTAGGGGAGGGTCCTGGCTGGTGCCCAGGGGGAGGGTCCTGGCTGGTGTCTAGGGGAGGGGCCTGGCTGGTGTCTAGGGGGAGGGGCCTGGCTGGTATCTAGGGGAGGGGCCCTGGTTGGTGTctgggggaggggcctggctGGTATCTAGGGGAGGGGCCCTGGTTGGTGTCTAGGGGAGGGGCCTGGCTGCTGTCTAGGGGGAGGGGCCTGGCTGGTATCTAGGGGAGGGGCCTGGCTGGTATCTAGGGGAGGGGCCTGGCTGGTGTCTAGGGGGAAAGACCTGGCTGGTCTTTAGGAGAGGGGCCCTGGTTGGTATCTAGGGGAGGGGCCTGGCTGGTGTCTAGGGGGGGGGGCCTGGCTGGTATCTAGGGGAGGGGCCTGGCTGGTGTCTAGGGGAGGGGCCTGGCTGGTGCCCAGGGGAGGGGCCTGGCTGGTGTCTAGGGGGAAAGACCTGGCTGGTCTCTAGGGGAGGGGCCCTGGTTGGTGTCTAGGGGAGGGGCCCTGGTTGGTGTCTAGGGGAGGGGCCTGGCTGGTGTCTAGGGGGAAAGACCTGGCTGGTCTTTAGGAGAGGGGCCCTGGTTGGTATCTAGGGGAGGGGCCTGGCTGGTGTCTAGGGGAGGGGCCTGGCCCCTATCCGTCCACATCCCTCCATCCACTGGGCAGAGACAGGCACTTCGGGACATATATAGGTTCTGACATTCCTGCTTCCAATCTGGGGGCTGAGGGCGCCGGGGTATGGAAGACTCACCCCGGCCATGAGGCCCCCGGCCTCCCGCACAGTGGCTGCGGCACTCAGCACAGCCCCCAGGATGAGGAGCCCTGCCAGGCTGATCCCTGTGAAGAAGGCTGgttgggggacagagaggagcagAGTTAGGAGGAGGCCCCAGCTCAGGGGCCCTAGTGTGGAGAGCTTGGGTCTAAAATCTACTcgaaataagtgtgtgtgtgtgtgtgtgctgggcttTTGGGAGCTCTGGCTACGCTACGTGTCCCCATCAGGCAGGGCTGTGCCGCCCaccacatttcccccttctctccacacTCAGAAGCACCCAAGGTAGGGGGAggccctgccccccacctctgCTTCCTGCTCTACTGGCTGGGGCTATCTTTGTAGCTacagcccacccacccccagcccatgCCTTCAGTGACAGACAGGGGGTCACGTGGGGCTGTAATCTTATCAGTCCAGACTCAGGCTTCCTGCTCCAGGGAGGCTGGGGCTCAGGGTTAAGGTTAAAACGTGGGGCGTAGAGGGCACAAGGCCTGGGGCTGGGACCGCCACCCACCCCAGGGTCTCAGTGACCCCGACATCTGCCTGCCCTGGTGCTTACACCTAAGCTCCAGGCCCTGGAGGGACACTGTCATCCCTGTGAGCTGCTCATGGCCTCTCCCAGGGTGAGCCCCTCTCTGCGGGAACACCCACTCCAGGGCACAGAGGCTGGGCTCCAGATGCCAGTGGACATCCTGTCCTCGTGTTCCTGGACTGCAGACTCCAGGTTTGTGCGGTGGGACCCCACTGCCTGTCACAGTCCAGCTCCATCGGACCCCTCCCCAACAGTGGCCACCCAGGGCCTCACTTACCCCAGCGGTGCACGGCCTCGTAGGGGGACCCCACTGGGGACGCACGGCCGATGACGGCAAAGTGGGCTCCGAGGTAGGTGAGGACAGCCATGCTGGCCACGAGGAGGCCCAGCAGCTGGGTGGGCAGACCCAGAgtgtggggcagggcagggctgggctggcaCACGCCCAGCCCCAAGGGAGCCCCCCACCAGCCCTCCTCCCCGCCTCCTGGTCTCCCGCGAGACAGGCTCAGCTTCCAGGTGTTTCCATGGGGTGGTCTGAGGGAGGCCTTTGCCTAGACACCCctgccacacacactcacacacagacacacactcaccccAACCCTCCAACACCAAGGACACACCCATTGTCCAGTTTCTCCGAGGACCAGGGACCTTGGAGCATTCTGTCTGTAGAGTGAGGAGAGGGCTGACCCCAGCTCCAGCAGTCgtgtcctcccccccccagcaACCTGCCAGCCCCCAGGCAGCCCTCCCGCTGACCCCGGTTCTCCAGCCATGCTCAGGCCCCCTCCAGACCTTGGGCTGTCCAATGGGAGGGCAGGCACTGCCAACAGGGGAAGCCACCCAAGTGGTTACTCAGGGCCTCTACCACCAGGGACCCCGGGTGCATGTGCATGTCCACCGGGCAGGATGGGGACGGCAGGGCTGGTCTGTGTGGGGGAGGGACCACCGCGCTGGAGGTCTAGCAACACAACCGCTGCCCCTCTCCCCTGCTGCCCCGGCTCCCACCCCCTGCCCACCCAACCTGCCTGTTACCAGGACAAAGAAGCTGGTGACCAGCAGCTGGCATTTGGCCACCCTGACTCGACTCCAAGGGCCCATTGTGCGCTCTCCTCTCGCCTCTCtactcttctcctcccctttccgcCCCTCCTCTCCCACTGCGGGTTCTAGCTGGGTGGGGGCCTCAGACCGCAGCTGCCGCCCAGGAGGTAGACTGCATCCGCCCCTCTGCCTGTCAACACACCCTAAGAACCCAGGTGCCCCGGAAGAagggcaggcaggaaggggagcGGCAGAAAGGCCGGCTCCTGCCAGCTTCtgctgccctggccctggccccagaCACCAGAACATTGACAGATATTGGAGGCCTGTCCCAGGAGGGCATGACCTTGGCCCTGGGGTTGGCCACAGAGGACACCTTGGGAGGAAGTGGGTGAGGAGCAGAGGGCGCCCGGGTTAGGGGGTGAACTTCTGGTCTCACGGGGGTGTGTGCAAGCAGAGCCTGGACCTTCTGGTGCGTCTGCCCAGGGCCGGTCATCCTGGGAGGGATTTGGGCCGCAGGGTCTAATGGCAAACATCATTCTTGAAGCGTCCTCTTACGTTAACACCATCTGAAAAGTTCTGTGACAACAAAATCTGTAAAAAGGTAATTTGATTTTTCAACGCCTCGGCTGCACAAATGAGCGGAACCGTCAtgagggcggggtggggtggggtggggtggggcgggtcCCTCCCTCGCACCCTCATGGGCGGGTCCGTCCCTCGCACCCACATCGGGGCCTCTGATGGAACCCTAAGAAGGGGCAGAGTTGccaactcaaataaataaacgcATGTGGGTCATGGTGAGTGGGCCACTGGGTGCCAACGTGGGCCCCGGAGGGGACAGGCGGTGAAACCACCATCTGGGTCCAGTCCTGCTCGGTTTGCACCTTGGGGGGCGCTGCTGATGGGGTGGGGCCGCAGGCATGGCTCGTTTCTCATGCTGGGGCTGCCCCCCTTCCGCGTCTTGCAATGTGGGGTGCTCCTGGACCTGCTCTGGGTCTGCAGGGGCACGAGGGGAGCCCCCATGCCACTGGTGGGCCTGTGGCGTTGCTCCAGGTTGGAGCTCAGGCGTGGCCCGGGCGCAGGTGTGGGCGCAGCTGTGACCCGAGGGGGTGCATCAGGGTGTGAGCAGCCTGACCCCGTCTCCCTAAAGATGAGCCACTCGTGCTGTGTCTGCCTCGCTTCCCCAGTCTGAGGAGGAGAGCGGCGTGGTCACCCTGCTGGTGGCTAGCTCCCAGGGCCCCTCTGCGCTGAGTGGGAGGAAAATGTTTGGAGTGGGAGCCAGGCCTGCCCTGCTGAGCACTTACTGTGCACGCCCAGCACTCGGCAAAGGTGTCCACGCGGTGTCCTCCGAAAGGGGCACCAAACCCCTCTGTGGGCACATAACAAGGCTCTCGGTGACTGGCCGCGTGGAGACTGACCGGGCCTCTGACCACCGCCCCCTTTCCCTGTGACCACAGGCTGGGACGGGGAGGCTGGCAGAGTCCAGGTACCACTGCATTTGCCTTGTGAGCCCCCAGGACCCCTCTGCAAAACCCCCTCTGCAAGAGGAAGTGGCCTCGGAGGAAGCCactggccctgcccagccctcggCCACTTACCCCTCTGGACACCTGGGGTGGCCTCCCACTCGCCCCCAAGGGCAGCCTGTGGGAGCCAGGAGGGACCCTAAAGCAGCAGCTGGCCCAGGGGGACAGATTCCCCTGCCTTCCCCTCACCCAGACCTCACCCTGACGATCAGACCCCACCACAAACTGGCCTAGGCTGCCCCGATCGTCATGTCCATGGAGATGCAGGGTCTCAGTGTGGGTGCACGGGAGTGGACGTGTGTTTCTGTGCGCGTGTGTACGTGCACACGTATGCgtgatgtgtgtgcacatgtgtgtatgtgttcctgtgccctgtgtgtgcacctatgtgtgcacgtgtgcacgtGTGCACATGCCTCTGTGAGTGTGGGCATGTGtgtccatgtgtttgtgtgtgtgcgtacccatgagcatgcatgtgtgtgcacatctgCATGTGTGTGACATGTTATCTGCTGTCCAGGGACCTCcttgtcttctctctttctctccctcagccaATAATTAATTAGCTAGTTGAAATCTGTTTTGTCACATGAGCCAAGTGAAGGAGCT of Saccopteryx bilineata isolate mSacBil1 chromosome 1, mSacBil1_pri_phased_curated, whole genome shotgun sequence contains these proteins:
- the TSPAN32 gene encoding tetraspanin-32 codes for the protein MFWCLGPGPGQQKLAGAGLSAAPLPACPSSGAPGFLGCVDRQRGGCSLPPGRQLRSEAPTQLEPAVGEEGRKGEEKSREARGERTMGPWSRVRVAKCQLLVTSFFVLLLGLLVASMAVLTYLGAHFAVIGRASPVGSPYEAVHRWAFFTGISLAGLLILGAVLSAAATVREAGGLMAGGFLCFALVFCVLVQVAFWRHHNPTQVEDAMLDTYDLVYDQAVKGSSGTRRQELVAIQDTFLCCGKRSPFGPPGGVDADLCRGEGAAVQDCLQSIRSFLGTHGHVASTLTSVGLALMVYAMLISSFLWFAIRSGHSLDRKGTYALSPH